The following is a genomic window from bacterium.
TGGAGAACCTGCCCCGGTTCGCCGCTTACCAGGTGGGCGTCGATCTCCTCATTTACACCTTCGTGGTTTTCCTCACGGGAGGGCACAGCAGCCCCTTCCCCTTCCTTTTCCTGTTCTCCATCCTGTGGGCCGCCCTGGCCCTTCATGGCGGGGGCTACTGGACCGCCTCGGTTTCCTCCATCCTTTACGGCGGTGTCGTGGACCTGCAGTACTACAGTCTGGTCATGCCCCCCCAGGCGGCGGAACTGGCCGACCTGCTCCTGGTCAACCCGTGGGACATCATGGGGCGGGTATTCATGCACATCACCGCCTTCTTCGCGGTGGCTTTCCTCGGACACATGATCAGCCACCGCTACCGCGCGGCCCGGGAGGAACTTTCAGAAAAAACGGTGGACCTGGAAAAGCTCAGGACCCTCAGCGATGTCGTGTTCGAGAGCATCACCAGCGGCATCGCTGTCCTGGACAGGGAAGGCGCCATCCGGTCCATGAACTCGGCAGCTGAAAAGATGCTGAGCCTGGAAGGCAGGATGACCCGCACGGGAAGGCGGCCGAAGGACGTATTCTCGGGGATCCCCATCCAGGACCTGCTGCAAAGGGCGTCCGCGGGGAGGGTCGACCGGTGGGAGGGGAGTTTCACCGATGAGGAGGATGAGGACCGTGTTCTGGGCCTTTCCATCTCCCCCCTCAAGGAACCTGAGAAGGGGTTCGTCGTTATCTTCCAGGATCTGACCGAACTCCGGGAGATGGAGGGCAAGCTCAGGGTGTCGGATAAACTTTCCGCTATTGGAAGGATGGCCGCCAGCATTGCCCACGAGGTCCGGAACCCCCTGGCCTCCATGAGTGGATCGATCCAGATCCTGAAAAAGGACCTGGACCTTCACGGTGAGGATCTGCGCCTCATGGATATCGTGCTCAAGGAGACACAGCGTCTCAACGACCTTTTAGGGAACTTCCTGGATTACGCCCGCCCACCCTCCCCACGGTTCGAGGATGTCGATCTGAGGGATATCGTCTCAGACACGGTGAACTTCCTGGACCCGGTGGTCACCGCGGGCGAGATTTCCCTTGAAACCGACCTCCCTGCCGAGCCGGTGATCCTGTCCCTTGACGTTTCCCAGATGCGGCAGATCCTCATGAACCTTGTAAAGAACGCGGCCGACGCCGTCTCCAGGGGAGGCCGGATCACGGTGTCCGTGGTCAGGGACGATAACGGGGGCGGCAGCGTCCTGGCCGTGAGCGACGACGGACCGGGCATCCCCGACGAGGTCCTGCCCGAGATCTTCGAGCCGTTCAAGACCACCAAGGATCACGGCACCGGGCTCGGGCTTGCCATCGTCTACCAGTTGGTGCAGATTCATAAGGGTACGATCGATGTGCGCACCGAAGAAGGCAGGGGAACCACCGTGTCCGTTAACCTGCCGCCGTGGAGGTCCCATTGAGCCTGAAGGGCAAGGGGAAGATCCTCATCGTGGACGACGAGCGCTCCATGAGGGAGATGCTGGAGATCTTCCTCAGGCGTGAGGGGTATGCCGTTGCCGGCAGCGCCAACGCGGCCGGCGCCCTGGCGGCCATGGCCGGCGAAGACTCGTTCGATCTGGTTGTCAGCGACATCAACATGCCTGGCTTGAGCGGCCTGGACCTGCTCAGGGAGGTCCGAAAAAGTGACTCCGGTATCCCGGTGATCATGATCACCGCTTACGGCTCCCCCGACTCGGCCGTGGAGGCCATGAAACTGGGAGCCGCCGACTACATCACCAAGCCGTTCCGCATCGAGGAGATCAAGAGCCGGATAAGCGCCGTCATCGAGAGGCGAAAGCTGGCCGAGGAGAACGTTCAGCTCCACCGCCTGCTCCAGGACCAGTTCAGCTTCGAGAACATCGTGGGCCGGAGCCCGGGGATGAAGCGGATGTTCGAGGTCATCGAGCGCGTCAGCCCCATGGACAGCACCGTGGTGATCACCGGCGCGAGCGGGACAGGCAAGGAACTCATCGCAAGGGCCCTGCACCACCACGGCGCCGGCCGGAAGGGGCCCTTCGTTTCGGTCAACTGCGGGGCCCTGGTGGAAACCCTCCTGGAAAGCGAGCTGTTCGGGCACAGGAAGGGCTCGTTCACCGGGGCCGACTCCAACCGGCAGGGGCTTTTCGAGACAGCCAGCGGCGGGACCCTGTTCCTGGACGAGATCACCGAGACCTCCAGCGCCCTGCAGGTCAAGCTGCTGCGGGCCATCCAGGAACGGGAGGTGGTTCCCGTGGGGGGGACCTTACCGGTCAAGGTGGACGCGAGGATCATCGTCGCGACCAACAGGGATCTTGCGGGGGAGGTGAAGAAGGGGAATTTCCGTGAGGACCTGTATTACCGTCTGAACGTCATCCATATCCAGGTCCCGGCACTCAGGGAAAGGCGCGAGGACATCCCGCTCCTGATGGAGCACTTTTTCAAGCGTCTTGCCACGAGGCAGGGACGGACCCTGGGGTCCGTCGCCCCCGAGGCGATGCGGCATCTCATGGGATACGGTTACCCGGGTAACGTGAGGGAACTGGAAAATATCGTGGAAAGAGCTGTCGCACTGGCTACAGGGGATGAGCTGACGCCTGATCTCCTTCCTGAGGAGGTCCTGCGGGCGCCGGCTGTCCGGTCCCCGGAGGCTGCGGCCATGGACGGGGAAGGGGACCTGGACGCCCGGGTGGCCGATTACGAGAGGCAGCTCATCCTTTCGGCACTCCGGCAGACGGGAGGCAACCGGACCAGGGCGGCCGAGTTCCTGGGAATCACCTTCCGGTCTCTTCGGTACCGCCTCAAGAAGCTGGGAATGGCGGAGGATGACTGAATCCAGGGATTAATAACCGACCGGCGCCAGATCCTGGATTTCACCACAGAGTTACACAGAGAAAGGCCCGGGCGATCATGTAAGAAAACATGGTGGTCGCCTCCCCCTCACCTGAACGTTCAGTCGATTTCGAAGAAATCCCTCCCCCACCGGGGAAGTCAGGTGAGGGGTGGAATTGATTTCCTCTGCCAGCCCTGCCTGTCCACCGTAGCTTCTGTCACCCATAGCCTTGGCGAAGGGTGATAGCGAAGATGGAAGCTTGTCGAAGGGTGACCTCTGTGTGCTCTAGCAGCGTGTCGGAAAACCCTGACACGCTGCGTAAAAGTTTGTCGGAACGACTTTTCTAATGCTTTTTGCCTTCGAATCAACAGGTGATAAAGTTGATGGACCCGCAAAAAGTCCATCAACGCGCCCCGCGTGGGGTGCCCAAATCAATGACCCGCACCGTAAGTCATTGATTTGTAAGGAAAGGGAAAACGATGCTTTTCCCTTTCCCCAGGACACTAATGAGCCAGGAAAAGTCCCGACTGGACTTTTTGCGACTCTATCAAGATTGTAAGTTATAGTTAACACAAGGTATTAAATAAAAAAGACTCAAAAAAATATGTTCCGACAAACTCCAGCTAGGAGTCTGTGCCCTGCCTGTCTAACCAGACAGGCAGGTTCTCCGGCATTACGCCATCCGAAAAAAGTTTAATTATTATAGGGAGTTACAACATTTATGGACGCTGTTATATCTTGACACCATATAGGCCCCATGTTAATCATAAAAAGATGTACAGGTGCGGTAAAATCGGACCTCGCAAGTGTTTGTCCAGAGAAATCAGTGCGCCCCCTGACAAGGCGCATGGAAAGATCAGACCCCGGGATCACTTCACCCGGTAGCCTTTGAATTTGATGAGAAAAGGAGCGTGCCGGATGTCCTTTTGGCGGACAGTCTGTCTTACCGTCCTAACTGCCTGTTTTCTGACCACCTTCACCGTCCGGAGCGCCGAGAGCATCACCGTCAAGCCGGCTGCCTTCGACCGCATCGAAGCAAAGGTGCCGCAGGAGGTTATGGCCGGTGAGGAGTTCGAGGTCCAGGTCACTTTCATGGACCGGTTCGGAAACACCATGCCTGAGGGCTGGAAACCGGAAGCGCCGGTGAGCCTCACGGTTTCCAAGCCTGCCAGCGTCCTGCCGCCCCTTCTCACCCCGGATAACTACATGCCCGGTTTCAGGTTCCGTGTTTCAACCGAAAAGATGGGCGGACTCACCATTTTCCTGAAAGACAGTGCGGGTGAGGTCTTGCAGCAGTGGGAGTTGAATATAAGTTCGGGCCGACCTGTCAAACTCCTTGCCGATATTCCATCCAGAGCTGAGGTCGGGCAGACGGTCACCTTGACCTTCCAGGCCGTGGATATGCACGGCAACGTGGCTTACGGATATTCGCCGGAAAGTTCGTCCCTTACCGTTGAAAACCCGGCCCTTCGGGTCGCCGGAAGTGTCAGATCTCTCGGGAAAGGGAATTTCGAGATCCCTGTTGAACTCCGTTCTGCCGGAGAGCATGCCGTCAGCATCAAGGACCGGAGGAAAAACCTGTCGGGGGATGCCGGCGTCGTCGCCATTGTGCCCGCAGCCCTGGATTCATTTGAGATCAGCGCGGGTCCGAAGGTTACTGCCGGTGAGAGACTGCCGGTAACCATAAAGGCCATGGACAGGTATGGAAACCTGGTCGCCGACTACGATGCCCGGTACAAGGGTGTCAGGCTTTACTCGGACGGGGGAGATATCGCCCCTGACCTTGTTACGCCGGCCTCCTTTGACGGCGGGGTGGCTCAAATCCAGATCGAGATGCGGGCCAGCGGTGATTATTCTATCCAGGTATCCGAGATCCAGAGCAACATCTCGGGAAAGCTCAACCTGACGGTGGTCGCCGGGCAGGTTGAAAAGGTCCTGGTCAAGACCCCCGATTCGGCGGTCGCAGGCGAACCGTTCGAGATCACTCTCGAGGCGCAGGACCGGTTCGGTAACATCGCCGATGTGCCGACGGGAAAGGCGGTGTACCTGGAGTCGACCGGTACTGTACCGCTGAGGCCTGACAGGGTGGATGGCGCCCTTTTTACCGGTGGTACCGCTAAGGTCAAGGTCGTTTACGAAAAAGCCGAGTCTTTCGAGATCAGGGCCTCGATACGGGCGGGGAGTGCCGGTGCCGCCCTGGCCCCGGCTCCCGATCCACGTAAAAAGGAAAAGGCGGCTGCGGAAAGGGCCAGGGAGGATGCGGTCCAGGCACGCAGGGAAGCGAGGCTCAGGGAAAAGAGGAGTTCTGAAAAGACGCCCGAACCTGCTCCTGCCCTGAAACCGGCCGTCCCTGCCAAACCTGCTCCTGCTCCGAAACCGGCCGTCCCTGCCAAACCTCTGCGCCCCGGTGTTCTTGATGGACTGGAGGTAAAGGAGATAAAGGACAGCGCCCAGGTCGTGTTTTCCACTAACGGGATGACCGACTACAACGTCACCACCTCGGCCAAGCTTTCCAGGAAATGGATCGATATCGAATTTCCCGACATCAACCCGGAACTGCCTGAACGTATTGCGGGCGGAGAGAACATCGTCGGAGAGGTCTACGTCGAGGAGCTTGGCAACGATCGTGGCGTTAAGATCTCCATTGAGATCCTGCCGGTCAGGATCGGGTACGACGTTTATCAGGAGGGCAACTCGATCGTCCTCAAGATAACCCGGCAATAATCGAGGCGGAAACCATACCCCCATGTCTGACCTGCGATTCCTCGTCATCGAGGACGACCTTTTCTATCAAACCTATGTGAACGATCTCTTCGCCGGGACCGGCATAGATATCGTCAACGCGAACGATGGAGAGGCCGGGCTTGCGATGGCTGTTGCCGAAAAGCCGGACCTCATCATAACCGACATCGAGATCCCCAAGATCCAGGGTTTCGTCCTTTTAAAAAACCTCCGGGAAAACCCGGAGACAAAGGATATCCCCGTCATCATGATGTCGGGGAAGGTGGAAAAAGATCTTCTGGAGCGTCATTCGAGGCTCAGTACACACGCCGACGGATACCTGTTGAAACCGTTCAGCGGCCAGGATCTTCTCGAACTCATTAAAGGGATCATGGGCTTTGATTTGCAGTCCGGGGCTGCCGGTCCCGGAGAGGGCTCCTCCGGAGGAGATCATCACGAAAGAAGTACTGATCCGGCGGTCGTAACCGGCCAGCTGAATGGCCAGACAGGCGGCGAGGCCGCGGCACCAGCGGGCACCGCAGCGTCGGAAACTCCGGCACAAAAGATTCCGGTGGATAAAGCCGCAGGCTCCATGCTGGCCCTTGTGGTGGACGATTCACAGTATATCCTCGATGTCACTAAAGACTTTCTTAATGAGATGGGGGCCGAGGTGATCGTCGCCTTGGACGGCGAATCCGGTTTCAAACAGGCGGTGGACACGGTTCCTGACGTCATCCTTCTCGACGTCCAGATGCCAGGGGTCAACGGTTTTGTCGTTTGCGAGAAACTGAAAAAGGATCCCGCTACGGCCGGAATCCCGGTTATCCTCATGTCGGCTGTCGTGGACGACGAATCTTTCCAGCGGCATTCCAGACTTCGATATCACGCCGACGCCTATCTCCAGAAACCGTTCATGAAATCGGAACTTCAGGAACTCGTCCTTGGTTTCACCTCGTCGAAGATTACCAGCGCCGCGGGTGTCGAGAGCAAAAAAGGGTTCCTTGTCCCGTCGGAAGATGAGTGGGCGGCTACGGAAGCCCGACAGCCTGAAAGAGATCGGGAGATACACAGGAAGCTCGTGGAGGAGGTCAAAAAAGCACGGGAGGCCATCGAGGCCGCGAAGGAACGTGAGCGGCAGATGTCAGAGGAGCTCGAGGGGGTCCGCCGGGAAAGAGATGGTTTCGAGGAACAGCTGTACCGCGTAAAAGGATCCGTCGAGAGTAAGGAAAAGGACCTGACCGATAAGCTGACCCTGACAGCCCGCCGCTACGAGGAATCACGGCTTGAGGTCGAGAGCCTCACGGAAAAGCTCCGCGTGTTATCGGCCGGTCAGGATGTGACGAGGGATGACACTCAAACAGCCCGCGATCTCCCCGCACTGGAAGGCCAGCTCGCGGAGTTGAAGCGCAGCCTCGATTCGAGTATCGCTGAAAACGAAAAGCTCAAAGCCCGTCTTGCCGATACCGTAACTGCCGACAAGCTCGCGGCATTGGAGGTTCAGGCCGCGGAATACAAGAACAACCTCGATCTGAGTCTCACCGAGAACACACAACTGCGGGCCCATCTCGCTGACACCAGGGAGGTGGATTCACTTAAGGGACAGGTTGATGATCTCAGCTCCCGTCTGGAAAGCGCGGCTGCCAGGGCCGATGAACTGGCTGTGCTGAATAAACAGTTAAAGAAGGAGATGGAAGGAGGGAGCGTCGAAGACGAGGAGTCGACCCGGCGTCTGCGAGATGCCATGGACCGGGCCCAACAGGCGGACCAGGCGAAAGCCGCCCTGGAAAGAGACCTTGCGGCTGCTGTAGCCGCCAAAAACGAGATCGAGGAACAGGTTAAAACCCTCCTGGCCGATAACAGGAAAAGCAAGCGGGGCGAAACCGGTCAGGAAAAGCTGGAAACTCTCAGAAATGAGAACAAGGGGTTGATGGTCCGCATCTCGGAGGCCGAATCCAAGACCAAGTGGCTTGCCGAAGTGGAAAAGCAGCTTGAAACCGTGCAGAAGGAAGCCGACGGACTCCGGCAGGAGCTGGAAAGCGCATCCAGGGAAGACGAAAGCGCTGAGCTGGTAACCCTCCGTGAGAAACTGGCTGCCACGATCAGGAGAGCCGAGAAACTGGAAGCGGATAATACTGAACTTGCCGAGTCCATGTCGGTCGTGGACGAGATCAAGGCCGAAAGGGACGAACTGTCCGAAAAAACCGCCGATCTCGAGAAGCAGCTGGTCGAGAGCATGAAACTGGCTGCCGAAGAGGCCGGGTCGAGGAAAGCTGCGGCCGAGCGTCTGGAAGGCCTGCTGCAGGAAAAACAGCTCCTTGAGGCGGACCTCGAGGAGGCCCGGAAGCTGATGGACAAGTCCGACGAGGACGACGACCGTGTCGCTGCGCTCGAGGCGGAACTTGCGGCGGCAAACAAGCTCAGGGCCCAGAGCGAAAAACAGGTAAAAGAGCTTCGTTCATCGGCAGTCCAGGGCGATGCGAACGCCGGCAGGATCTCGGAACTGGAGGAATCCCGGCAGGAATTGGCCGACAGGCTGGGAGAGGTCCAGGATGAACGGGACGAACTGGCAGAAAAGGTAGCTGAACTTTCAGCTGCCCCCTTTAAAGCCGCGGGAGAAGAAGGCGGGTCGTCCGGCTTCACGGACGACCGGCTCGACCATCTCGAGAAGATACTCAGCAAGACCGTGGCCGAGGCGCAAGCCGCTCTCATGGAACAGAAGGACCGTGAACTGGCCCTGGAGAGGAGCGTGGAGTCTCTCATGCACTCCCTGGACGAGGAAAGGACCTTTTTCAGGGAGGAGAGGGATAAATGGCGGGAACGGGAAAATGAGCTCAAGGACGCCTTCGAAAACGCTCTGAGAGAAAGCCGTCGCATCATGGGTGAGGAGGCCGCGCGTCTTTACCCCATGCACATCCCCCGGCAGGCCCGCCCCCTGGAAGTTGTCACGGGTATGAGGAAATACGGAGTCACAGCGGCTCTCGCGGCGGCGGCAGTGGTTCTTTTCCTGTCCGGACATTTCATTCTCTCCAGATTTGATGCTCCCCAGGAGAAAACGGCCGTTTCTTCCGGGGGGCAGCAGACCCAACCCGTGACCCGGACGCCGGAACCTCAGGAAACATCCCGACCGCCCGTACCTTACCTGTCTTCATCAGGTCCCGGTGACAGCTACGAGGAGTTGTGGAGGAGGAACACGGTTCAGTCGGTCTCCGAGGATATGATGCTCCAGGCCACTTTTCACACGAAGCAGGAGCTCGAGGCGGCCATCAGGTACACAGCCTCCAAGGAGGGGTGGACCAACGAGAGGGTTGCAAAAGCCATGGGGGACCTGGCCAGCACCTACGATCTGGAGGAGTCCTTCTACGTCACCATTTTCAGCAAGAACCTCAAGGGAGGCTACCCCGGATACGCCGACAACTTCGAAAGGCACATCTCCCTGCGAGACGGAACGGGTCATGAAGCCCGGGCTCAACTGCCGGCGGAACTGGAGCGCAGCAAGTTTATCTCAAGCCGCGTTTCGGCAGCGGGCAAGGAGATGAATCCCGTTTTTCTTTACGAGGTCGGTCTCACGGTCGCCTTCCCGAGAAAAGAGCTCGGATCGTCCCCGCAGGGACTTCAGCTGGTCCTGTACGATGTCGGTGCCGTCCCCATGAGAGTCCTCACGTGGGACATGGGTGCCGTCAGTTCCCTTGACCCCGGCCATGAAACAAGCCCTTGAAAGGAGAAGTTCATGAAGGTCATCATGCGGCTGCTGCTCATTTGTCTCGCCATCGGTGTCGGTTTTCCCCAGGCGGCTTATCCGGGCGGCGACAAGGGAAAGGACCCCTACGAAGTCGGGGAAAAATATTTCGCCCAGAACG
Proteins encoded in this region:
- a CDS encoding ATP-binding protein, with the translated sequence MSPGTGSPLFRHSQELPLLLKILMVFRVATVTLFLGGAVVIQLKGSQALFFAPLFTIYLLVVGVYLLTILFATIFNQVENLPRFAAYQVGVDLLIYTFVVFLTGGHSSPFPFLFLFSILWAALALHGGGYWTASVSSILYGGVVDLQYYSLVMPPQAAELADLLLVNPWDIMGRVFMHITAFFAVAFLGHMISHRYRAAREELSEKTVDLEKLRTLSDVVFESITSGIAVLDREGAIRSMNSAAEKMLSLEGRMTRTGRRPKDVFSGIPIQDLLQRASAGRVDRWEGSFTDEEDEDRVLGLSISPLKEPEKGFVVIFQDLTELREMEGKLRVSDKLSAIGRMAASIAHEVRNPLASMSGSIQILKKDLDLHGEDLRLMDIVLKETQRLNDLLGNFLDYARPPSPRFEDVDLRDIVSDTVNFLDPVVTAGEISLETDLPAEPVILSLDVSQMRQILMNLVKNAADAVSRGGRITVSVVRDDNGGGSVLAVSDDGPGIPDEVLPEIFEPFKTTKDHGTGLGLAIVYQLVQIHKGTIDVRTEEGRGTTVSVNLPPWRSH
- a CDS encoding sigma-54 dependent transcriptional regulator, which gives rise to MSLKGKGKILIVDDERSMREMLEIFLRREGYAVAGSANAAGALAAMAGEDSFDLVVSDINMPGLSGLDLLREVRKSDSGIPVIMITAYGSPDSAVEAMKLGAADYITKPFRIEEIKSRISAVIERRKLAEENVQLHRLLQDQFSFENIVGRSPGMKRMFEVIERVSPMDSTVVITGASGTGKELIARALHHHGAGRKGPFVSVNCGALVETLLESELFGHRKGSFTGADSNRQGLFETASGGTLFLDEITETSSALQVKLLRAIQEREVVPVGGTLPVKVDARIIVATNRDLAGEVKKGNFREDLYYRLNVIHIQVPALRERREDIPLLMEHFFKRLATRQGRTLGSVAPEAMRHLMGYGYPGNVRELENIVERAVALATGDELTPDLLPEEVLRAPAVRSPEAAAMDGEGDLDARVADYERQLILSALRQTGGNRTRAAEFLGITFRSLRYRLKKLGMAEDD
- a CDS encoding response regulator, which encodes MSDLRFLVIEDDLFYQTYVNDLFAGTGIDIVNANDGEAGLAMAVAEKPDLIITDIEIPKIQGFVLLKNLRENPETKDIPVIMMSGKVEKDLLERHSRLSTHADGYLLKPFSGQDLLELIKGIMGFDLQSGAAGPGEGSSGGDHHERSTDPAVVTGQLNGQTGGEAAAPAGTAASETPAQKIPVDKAAGSMLALVVDDSQYILDVTKDFLNEMGAEVIVALDGESGFKQAVDTVPDVILLDVQMPGVNGFVVCEKLKKDPATAGIPVILMSAVVDDESFQRHSRLRYHADAYLQKPFMKSELQELVLGFTSSKITSAAGVESKKGFLVPSEDEWAATEARQPERDREIHRKLVEEVKKAREAIEAAKERERQMSEELEGVRRERDGFEEQLYRVKGSVESKEKDLTDKLTLTARRYEESRLEVESLTEKLRVLSAGQDVTRDDTQTARDLPALEGQLAELKRSLDSSIAENEKLKARLADTVTADKLAALEVQAAEYKNNLDLSLTENTQLRAHLADTREVDSLKGQVDDLSSRLESAAARADELAVLNKQLKKEMEGGSVEDEESTRRLRDAMDRAQQADQAKAALERDLAAAVAAKNEIEEQVKTLLADNRKSKRGETGQEKLETLRNENKGLMVRISEAESKTKWLAEVEKQLETVQKEADGLRQELESASREDESAELVTLREKLAATIRRAEKLEADNTELAESMSVVDEIKAERDELSEKTADLEKQLVESMKLAAEEAGSRKAAAERLEGLLQEKQLLEADLEEARKLMDKSDEDDDRVAALEAELAAANKLRAQSEKQVKELRSSAVQGDANAGRISELEESRQELADRLGEVQDERDELAEKVAELSAAPFKAAGEEGGSSGFTDDRLDHLEKILSKTVAEAQAALMEQKDRELALERSVESLMHSLDEERTFFREERDKWRERENELKDAFENALRESRRIMGEEAARLYPMHIPRQARPLEVVTGMRKYGVTAALAAAAVVLFLSGHFILSRFDAPQEKTAVSSGGQQTQPVTRTPEPQETSRPPVPYLSSSGPGDSYEELWRRNTVQSVSEDMMLQATFHTKQELEAAIRYTASKEGWTNERVAKAMGDLASTYDLEESFYVTIFSKNLKGGYPGYADNFERHISLRDGTGHEARAQLPAELERSKFISSRVSAAGKEMNPVFLYEVGLTVAFPRKELGSSPQGLQLVLYDVGAVPMRVLTWDMGAVSSLDPGHETSP